One stretch of Acholeplasma laidlawii PG-8A DNA includes these proteins:
- a CDS encoding RNA-binding S4 domain-containing protein: MNHFELEGEFITIAQLLKALDYIGSGGETKYFLYEHKVLLNDAEVYEKKKKIKKGDVVTINGNKILIK; this comes from the coding sequence ATGAATCATTTTGAGTTAGAAGGCGAGTTTATAACCATCGCACAATTATTAAAAGCTTTAGACTACATCGGTTCCGGAGGGGAAACGAAGTATTTTTTATATGAGCATAAAGTATTACTAAATGATGCAGAAGTTTACGAGAAGAAAAAGAAGATTAAAAAAGGTGATGTCGTTACAATTAACGGCAACAAGATTTTAATTAAATGA
- a CDS encoding IS4-like element ISVsa5 family transposase, whose translation MCELDILHDSLYQFCPELHLKRLNSLTLACHALLDCKTLTLTELGRNLPTKARTKHNIKRIDRLLGNRHLHKERLAVYRWHASFICSGNTMPIVLVDWSDIREQKRLMVLRASVALHGRSVTLYEKAFPLSEQCSKKAHDQFLADLASILPSNTTPLIVSDAGFKVPWYKSVEKLGWYWLSRVRGKVQYADLGEENWKPISNLHDMSSSHSKTLGYKRLTKSNPISCQILLYKSRSKGRKNQRSTRTHCHHPSPKIYSASAKEPWVLATNLPVEIRTPKQLVNIYSKRMQIEETFRDLKSPAYGLGLRHSRTSSSERFDIMLLIALMLQLTCWLAGVHAQKQGWDKHFQANTVRNRNVLSTVRLGMEVLRHSGYTITREDLLVAATLLAQNLFTHGYALGKL comes from the coding sequence ATGTGCGAACTCGATATTTTACACGACTCTCTTTACCAATTCTGCCCCGAATTACACTTAAAACGACTCAACAGCTTAACGTTGGCTTGCCACGCATTACTTGACTGTAAAACTCTCACTCTTACCGAACTTGGCCGTAACCTGCCAACCAAAGCGAGAACAAAACATAACATCAAACGAATCGACCGATTGTTAGGTAATCGTCACCTCCACAAAGAGCGACTCGCTGTATACCGTTGGCATGCTAGCTTTATCTGTTCGGGCAATACGATGCCCATTGTACTTGTTGACTGGTCTGATATTCGTGAGCAAAAACGACTTATGGTATTGCGAGCTTCAGTCGCACTACACGGTCGTTCTGTTACTCTTTATGAGAAAGCGTTCCCGCTTTCAGAGCAATGTTCAAAGAAAGCTCATGACCAATTTCTAGCCGACCTTGCGAGCATTCTACCGAGTAACACCACACCGCTCATTGTCAGTGATGCTGGCTTTAAAGTGCCATGGTATAAATCCGTTGAGAAGCTGGGTTGGTACTGGTTAAGTCGAGTAAGAGGAAAAGTACAATATGCAGACCTAGGAGAGGAAAACTGGAAACCTATCAGCAACTTACATGATATGTCATCTAGTCACTCAAAGACTTTAGGCTATAAGAGGCTGACTAAAAGCAATCCAATCTCATGCCAAATTCTATTGTATAAATCTCGCTCTAAAGGCCGAAAAAATCAGCGCTCGACACGGACTCATTGTCACCACCCGTCACCTAAAATCTACTCAGCGTCGGCAAAGGAGCCATGGGTTCTAGCAACTAACTTACCTGTTGAAATTCGAACACCCAAACAACTTGTTAATATCTATTCGAAGCGAATGCAGATTGAAGAAACCTTCCGAGACTTGAAAAGTCCTGCCTACGGACTAGGCCTACGCCATAGCCGAACGAGCAGCTCAGAGCGTTTTGATATCATGCTGCTAATCGCCCTGATGCTTCAACTAACATGTTGGCTTGCGGGCGTTCATGCTCAGAAACAAGGTTGGGACAAGCACTTCCAGGCTAACACAGTCAGAAATCGAAACGTACTCTCAACAGTTCGCTTAGGCATGGAAGTTTTGCGGCATTCTGGCTACACAATAACAAGGGAAGACTTACTCGTGGCTGCAACCCTACTAGCTCAAAATTTATTCACACATGGTTACGCTTTGGGGAAATTATGA
- the gyrA gene encoding DNA gyrase subunit A — MSENTDKLHDKIKEVNITSEMKTSFLNYAMSVIVSRALPNAKDGLKPVQRRILYGMHENNMYANTAHKKSARIVGDVMGKYHPHGDSSIYDAMVRMAQPFSYRKPLVDGHGNFGSVDGDGAAAMRYTEARLSKIAGEMVRDIDKNTVNFVDNYDGSEREPQVLPSRYPNLLVNGSTGIAVGMATNIPPHNLGEVIDAIFAYLDNPDITVLELMQYIKGPDFPTGGQILGITGLRQAYETGKGIIAVRAQHEIVETKNRTELIITEIPYQVNKTTLIERIAEVVKNKIIEGISDLRDESNRKGMRIVIELRKDTNPSVTLNNLYKHTQLQTSFGINMIALVDGQPRLLSLKDALTHYIAHQIEIITRRTQFDLEKAEARMHILEALVKALNDVDNVIKIIKDAKNPEDARNNLIATYDFTEIQARSILTMQLQRLTGLEIDKIHEEADNLAHKITEYKQILGDEDLKIEIIKSELQEIKDKYDDPRMSEVNLYEDLDIDNEDLIPVEDIVVTVTNNGYIKRMNLDEYKLQNRGGVGMSGVKLHDDDFVEHIAMTSTHDFHLFFTNLGRVFKLKGYTLPSGSRQSKGVPIVNYLNFQPGEKLASFTTIKDFDAEDHYLFFVTKRGIVKRTHINNYKNIRQNGIIAISLREDDELLVTKSTNGHKHILLGASNGKAIHFLETDIREIGRTATGVRGMDIPDDEEIVGFAVVDGIEDDILVITENGYGKRTSITEYRLQNRGGKGVKTLNVTDKNGKLKTLRKVTNDEDIIVVSDRGITIRMPIDQISQTKRATQGVRIITLKGDQKVSTIAIVDHQEPEEEVVSNEAVVTQEQMALSNQKKVLEVVELEALEESVDEEDTKNAKQTKLDL; from the coding sequence ATGAGTGAAAATACAGATAAACTACATGATAAGATTAAAGAAGTAAACATTACTTCAGAGATGAAAACATCCTTCTTAAACTATGCGATGAGTGTTATTGTATCTCGTGCACTTCCAAATGCTAAAGACGGATTAAAACCAGTTCAAAGACGTATTCTTTACGGTATGCATGAAAATAACATGTATGCAAATACGGCACATAAAAAATCAGCGAGAATCGTTGGGGATGTTATGGGGAAATATCACCCTCATGGTGACTCTTCAATTTATGATGCCATGGTGCGTATGGCACAACCATTTAGTTATAGAAAACCATTAGTTGACGGTCATGGTAACTTTGGTTCTGTTGACGGTGATGGTGCTGCTGCGATGCGTTATACCGAAGCTAGACTATCTAAGATAGCTGGTGAAATGGTTAGAGATATCGACAAAAACACAGTAAATTTTGTAGATAACTATGATGGTTCAGAACGTGAACCACAAGTACTACCATCAAGATATCCAAACTTACTAGTAAACGGTTCAACCGGTATTGCTGTTGGTATGGCTACAAATATTCCACCACATAATTTAGGTGAAGTGATTGATGCAATCTTTGCATATTTAGATAATCCTGATATTACAGTACTTGAATTAATGCAATACATTAAGGGACCAGACTTCCCAACAGGTGGTCAAATTCTTGGTATTACAGGTCTTCGTCAAGCATATGAAACAGGTAAAGGTATTATTGCTGTTCGTGCACAACATGAAATTGTTGAAACTAAAAATAGAACAGAATTAATCATTACTGAAATACCTTACCAAGTAAATAAAACAACATTAATTGAAAGAATCGCTGAAGTTGTTAAAAATAAGATCATCGAAGGTATTTCAGACTTAAGAGATGAATCCAATAGAAAAGGTATGCGTATCGTTATTGAACTTAGAAAAGATACTAATCCATCTGTTACCTTAAATAACTTATATAAACATACTCAACTTCAAACATCCTTTGGTATTAATATGATTGCTTTAGTCGATGGACAACCAAGACTACTTAGTTTAAAAGATGCATTAACACATTATATTGCACACCAAATTGAAATTATTACACGTCGTACACAATTTGATTTAGAAAAAGCTGAAGCTAGAATGCATATATTAGAAGCACTTGTTAAAGCTTTAAATGATGTAGATAATGTCATTAAAATCATCAAAGATGCAAAAAATCCTGAAGATGCTAGAAATAATTTAATAGCAACTTATGATTTCACAGAAATTCAAGCTCGTTCTATTTTAACGATGCAACTTCAAAGATTAACAGGTCTTGAAATCGATAAAATTCATGAAGAAGCAGATAATTTAGCACATAAAATTACTGAATACAAACAAATTTTAGGTGATGAAGATCTAAAAATCGAAATCATAAAGTCTGAACTTCAAGAAATTAAAGATAAATATGATGATCCTCGTATGTCAGAAGTGAATTTATATGAAGATCTTGATATTGATAATGAAGATTTAATCCCTGTTGAAGATATCGTTGTAACTGTAACAAATAATGGTTACATCAAACGTATGAATTTAGATGAGTATAAATTACAAAACAGAGGTGGCGTCGGCATGAGTGGTGTTAAACTACATGACGATGACTTTGTTGAGCATATTGCGATGACATCAACACATGACTTCCACTTATTCTTTACCAACCTAGGTCGAGTATTTAAACTTAAAGGGTATACCTTACCATCTGGATCACGTCAATCTAAAGGGGTACCAATTGTAAACTACCTAAACTTCCAACCAGGAGAAAAATTAGCAAGCTTTACAACCATTAAAGACTTTGATGCTGAAGATCACTATCTATTCTTTGTTACAAAGAGGGGTATCGTAAAACGTACACATATTAATAACTACAAGAATATTAGACAAAACGGTATTATAGCAATCAGTTTAAGGGAAGATGATGAACTCTTAGTGACGAAATCAACCAATGGTCATAAACATATCTTACTAGGTGCATCAAACGGTAAAGCTATCCACTTCCTTGAAACAGATATTAGAGAAATTGGACGTACAGCAACCGGTGTCCGTGGTATGGACATACCAGATGATGAAGAAATTGTTGGATTTGCAGTTGTAGACGGTATTGAAGACGATATCTTAGTCATTACCGAAAACGGCTATGGAAAGCGTACATCGATTACTGAATATAGACTTCAAAACAGAGGCGGTAAAGGTGTTAAGACATTAAATGTAACAGATAAAAACGGTAAGTTAAAAACTTTACGTAAAGTTACAAACGATGAAGACATCATTGTAGTAAGTGATAGAGGTATTACAATACGTATGCCAATTGATCAAATCTCACAAACAAAACGTGCAACTCAAGGTGTAAGAATTATTACATTAAAAGGTGATCAAAAAGTATCAACAATCGCGATTGTAGATCATCAG
- the dnaN gene encoding DNA polymerase III subunit beta, protein MIFTKIIRGFISALPGRYFIDIIRKVAAKRIEVALQEERLLVIKADRSEFKLKLMDIDDYPDVDFLDLAEPVILSSDMVKEIIKETNFATADNEKRPILTGVNFKYQDNHLFAVATDSYRLSQKNLKLRTHSKTFNIVIPNKSLDDLSKILDHVNEEIEVFINPNKILFKMNKIWFQTRLLEGTYPDTAKIIPVNFPTVITFNKEELLNAVDRVSLLSPRDRESNYNIIKLTLRPDQVVEISSTNTEVGDAKEEIIPSEDVVGELISIAFSSKYLNEALKAFNSTEVTLNFAGEIKPFVVKGNQDPDLLHLILPVRID, encoded by the coding sequence ATGATTTTTACCAAAATCATTAGGGGATTCATCAGTGCTTTACCTGGCCGTTATTTTATTGATATTATTAGAAAAGTAGCTGCTAAGCGTATTGAGGTTGCTCTACAAGAAGAAAGACTATTAGTTATTAAAGCAGATCGTTCAGAATTTAAATTAAAACTTATGGATATCGATGATTATCCAGATGTTGATTTTTTAGACTTAGCAGAACCAGTGATTCTATCATCTGATATGGTGAAAGAAATTATTAAAGAAACTAATTTCGCTACAGCTGATAACGAAAAACGCCCAATTCTTACTGGGGTAAACTTTAAATATCAAGATAACCACTTATTTGCAGTTGCAACAGACTCTTACCGTTTATCTCAAAAAAATTTAAAACTAAGAACACATTCTAAAACATTTAATATTGTTATTCCAAATAAATCATTAGATGATCTATCAAAAATATTAGATCATGTGAATGAAGAAATTGAAGTATTTATTAATCCAAATAAAATATTATTTAAAATGAATAAAATTTGGTTTCAAACTAGATTATTAGAAGGTACATACCCGGATACAGCAAAAATCATACCTGTTAATTTTCCTACTGTCATTACATTTAATAAAGAAGAATTATTAAATGCAGTGGACCGTGTCTCTTTATTATCTCCAAGAGATAGAGAATCAAACTACAACATTATTAAATTAACATTAAGACCTGATCAAGTTGTTGAGATATCTTCAACAAACACTGAAGTTGGGGATGCAAAAGAAGAAATTATTCCATCAGAAGATGTAGTGGGAGAATTAATTTCAATCGCATTTAGTTCTAAATACTTAAATGAAGCACTTAAAGCATTTAATTCAACTGAAGTTACACTTAACTTTGCAGGTGAAATTAAACCGTTTGTAGTAAAAGGAAATCAAGATCCTGATCTCTTACATTTAATCTTACCAGTACGTATTGACTAA
- the gyrB gene encoding DNA topoisomerase (ATP-hydrolyzing) subunit B yields MPNNNNSHYTADNIQILEGLEAVKKRPGMYIGSTGERGLHHLVWEIVDNSIDEALGGYADEITIEILKGEVIRVTDNGRGIPVDIHPKTKRPAVETILTTLHAGGKFDKGSYKVSGGLHGVGASVVNGLSEWFVVEIHKDGTIYEQKYERGIPAYDLKVKGSTDKSGTIISFQADPLIFTETVIYNYETLRTRIQQLAFLNKGLKLNLIDDRFEENKSESFHYEGGITEYVKFLNQSKSKIHNDIIYIDKEQDGITVELAMQFVDSYSPNLHSFTNNISTTEGGMHEDGFKMALTRVISKYADDLKMKKDDSISGEDTREGLTAIISVKHPEPQFEGQTKTKLGNPEVRAITSQITSEAIERFLMENPAQAKAIVEKVLLATRARVAARKAKDLTRRKSPLDALGFASKLADCRSKDPEKSEIYIVEGDSAGGSAKQGRDSEFQAIMPLRGKVLNVEKARLDKMLSNKEIVNLIQAMGTGISDEFDITKARYHKIVIMTDADVDGAHIRTLLLTFLFRHMRPLIDAGYVYAAQPPLYKISWGRNFQYAYNEQELNELLKTIETKPSIQRYKGLGEMDAEQLWDTTMDPAKRTLLQIKLEDAIEADQVFSMLMGEEVEPRKEFIQNNAQYATDIDA; encoded by the coding sequence ATGCCAAATAATAATAACAGTCATTATACTGCAGATAATATTCAAATATTGGAAGGATTAGAAGCAGTTAAAAAAAGACCAGGTATGTATATCGGATCCACAGGTGAACGTGGACTTCACCACTTAGTTTGGGAAATCGTTGATAACTCAATTGACGAGGCTTTAGGCGGATATGCAGATGAAATCACCATAGAGATTTTAAAAGGTGAAGTGATACGCGTTACTGATAATGGTCGTGGTATTCCAGTAGATATCCACCCTAAGACAAAAAGACCAGCTGTTGAAACGATTTTAACAACGCTTCATGCAGGTGGTAAGTTTGATAAAGGTTCTTATAAAGTTTCTGGTGGTCTACACGGTGTAGGGGCATCTGTAGTCAACGGTTTATCTGAATGGTTTGTTGTAGAAATTCATAAAGATGGAACGATTTATGAACAAAAATATGAACGTGGTATTCCAGCATATGACCTTAAAGTAAAAGGAAGTACAGATAAATCAGGAACGATTATTTCATTCCAAGCGGATCCACTTATTTTTACTGAAACAGTTATTTATAACTATGAAACATTAAGAACAAGAATCCAACAATTAGCATTCTTAAATAAAGGACTTAAACTGAATTTAATCGATGATCGTTTTGAAGAAAACAAGTCTGAATCATTCCACTACGAAGGTGGTATTACAGAATATGTTAAGTTCTTAAATCAGTCTAAATCAAAGATTCATAATGACATTATTTATATCGATAAAGAACAAGATGGCATCACGGTAGAACTTGCTATGCAGTTTGTAGATAGCTATTCTCCAAACCTACATTCATTTACAAATAACATCTCAACTACTGAAGGTGGAATGCACGAAGATGGCTTCAAGATGGCATTAACGCGTGTTATATCTAAGTATGCAGATGATTTAAAAATGAAAAAAGATGACAGTATTTCAGGTGAGGATACTAGAGAAGGTTTAACTGCAATTATTTCAGTTAAACACCCTGAACCTCAATTTGAAGGACAAACAAAAACTAAATTAGGTAACCCTGAAGTTCGTGCAATTACATCCCAAATTACTAGTGAAGCCATAGAACGTTTTTTAATGGAAAATCCAGCTCAAGCAAAAGCGATTGTTGAAAAAGTTTTACTTGCAACACGCGCACGTGTTGCTGCAAGAAAAGCAAAAGATTTAACAAGAAGAAAATCACCACTTGATGCTTTAGGATTTGCAAGTAAACTAGCGGATTGCCGCAGTAAAGATCCTGAAAAATCAGAAATCTATATTGTGGAAGGGGACTCTGCGGGTGGTTCTGCAAAACAAGGTAGAGACTCAGAATTCCAAGCAATTATGCCATTACGTGGTAAGGTCTTAAACGTAGAAAAAGCACGTCTAGATAAAATGCTTTCTAATAAAGAAATTGTGAACTTAATCCAAGCTATGGGTACAGGTATCTCTGATGAGTTTGATATTACCAAAGCACGTTATCATAAAATTGTTATTATGACCGATGCTGACGTCGACGGTGCACATATTAGAACCCTACTATTAACATTCTTATTTAGACATATGAGACCATTAATTGATGCTGGTTATGTATATGCAGCTCAACCACCACTATATAAAATTTCTTGGGGCAGAAATTTTCAATATGCTTATAATGAACAAGAATTAAATGAACTACTAAAAACAATAGAAACAAAACCATCTATTCAACGTTATAAAGGTTTAGGAGAAATGGATGCTGAGCAATTATGGGATACTACAATGGATCCTGCAAAGCGTACTTTACTTCAAATTAAATTAGAAGATGCTATCGAAGCCGATCAAGTGTTTTCTATGTTAATGGGTGAAGAAGTTGAACCAAGAAAAGAATTTATTCAAAATAATGCACAATATGCAACAGATATTGACGCATAG
- the dnaA gene encoding chromosomal replication initiator protein DnaA, which produces MSPNSTLWQTILQDLEKLYNEETYNELFLPVTSTFKDQNGLLTMVVANEFLKNRINKLYIAKINELATKYSSTPVRLKFVSQEEVIEEPVADRKLTIDYRQGNLNSTYTFDSFVVGKSNMFAFRMAMKVADQPGAVANPFYIFGDVGLGKTHLMQAIGNYILDNDVEKRILYVKADNFIEDFVSLLSRNKNKTEEFNAKYKDIDVILVDDIQIMANASKTQMEFFKLFDYLYLNNKQIVITSDKPASQLTNIMPRLTTRFEAGLSVDIQIPELEHRISILKRKTATLDANLEVSEDILTFIASQFAANIREMEGALIRLISYAQTFNLEITMNVVEEALGAVLKTKKKTNDLNENNYDKIQSIVADYFQVSLPDLIGKKRHAKFTLPRHIAMYLIKLKYNIPYKTIGSLFNDRDHSTVLSACEKVERDMRMDSNLKFAVDSIVKKIDSPLLK; this is translated from the coding sequence ATGAGTCCAAACAGCACATTATGGCAGACAATATTACAGGATTTAGAAAAACTATACAACGAGGAGACTTACAACGAGCTATTTCTACCAGTGACTTCTACTTTTAAAGATCAAAACGGATTACTTACAATGGTTGTAGCTAATGAGTTCTTAAAGAATCGTATCAATAAACTATACATTGCAAAAATTAACGAACTTGCTACAAAATATTCAAGTACTCCAGTTAGATTGAAATTCGTATCACAAGAAGAAGTTATTGAAGAACCAGTAGCTGATCGTAAATTAACCATTGATTATCGTCAAGGGAACTTAAACTCTACCTATACCTTTGACTCTTTTGTTGTTGGAAAATCTAACATGTTTGCTTTTCGTATGGCGATGAAGGTTGCTGATCAACCTGGAGCAGTAGCAAACCCTTTCTACATATTTGGTGATGTAGGTTTAGGTAAAACCCATCTTATGCAAGCAATAGGTAACTATATATTAGATAATGATGTCGAAAAACGTATCTTATATGTTAAAGCTGATAACTTTATTGAAGACTTTGTATCTTTATTATCAAGAAACAAAAATAAGACTGAAGAATTCAATGCTAAATATAAAGATATTGACGTTATATTAGTAGACGACATCCAAATTATGGCAAATGCTAGTAAAACTCAAATGGAATTCTTTAAGCTCTTTGACTACCTATATTTAAATAATAAACAAATCGTTATAACATCTGATAAACCAGCTTCACAATTAACAAATATCATGCCACGTTTAACGACACGTTTTGAAGCTGGTCTCTCTGTAGACATACAAATACCTGAATTAGAACATAGAATAAGTATTTTAAAGAGAAAAACAGCTACATTAGATGCCAACTTAGAGGTAAGTGAGGATATTTTAACCTTTATAGCATCTCAATTTGCAGCAAACATTAGAGAAATGGAAGGTGCACTCATTCGTTTAATTAGTTATGCACAGACCTTTAATCTAGAAATTACAATGAATGTTGTTGAAGAAGCACTTGGTGCTGTATTAAAAACTAAGAAGAAAACAAATGATTTAAACGAAAATAACTACGATAAGATCCAAAGTATTGTAGCAGATTACTTCCAAGTTTCATTACCAGACTTAATTGGTAAGAAAAGACATGCTAAATTCACATTACCTAGACATATAGCGATGTATCTTATTAAACTTAAATACAATATTCCTTATAAAACAATTGGATCTTTATTTAATGATAGAGACCACTCCACAGTATTATCTGCTTGTGAAAAAGTAGAACGCGATATGAGGATGGATTCGAACTTAAAGTTTGCTGTTGACTCGATTGTCAAAAAAATAGATTCACCATTATTAAAGTGA
- the recF gene encoding DNA replication/repair protein RecF (All proteins in this family for which functions are known are DNA-binding proteins that assist the filamentation of RecA onto DNA for the initiation of recombination or recombinational repair.) — translation MITSIELRNFRNLENYKVLINKPLVIIQGLNGVGKTSILESIYFAATTKSHRSSVEKDMIQYDKPYASVKLIEDSKLHEIVLTPNGKRTTINKSEVRKISDYIGQLRVVMFAPEDLMLIKGSPSERRYFLDMELMQVSKTYLRNLNSYKKILKQRNALLKKNRNLTDYTFLNILGEQLYDVGIQIFDERQKFIEALNQKFKTIQTKYKDFEVEMLYEPNVTKENFLKHLKTKQKQDIMYETTTAGIHKDDFKLLYKGLNAKDSASQGTSRLIVIELKLALLEWIKEVTKTDAILLLDDVLSELDLERQNLFMSQLSKNHQVFITTALPINGHIDFQKIVLQEGETINAK, via the coding sequence ATGATTACTTCAATTGAATTAAGAAACTTTAGAAATTTAGAAAATTATAAAGTTTTAATCAATAAACCACTTGTGATTATTCAAGGCTTAAACGGAGTTGGAAAGACTTCCATTCTAGAATCGATTTATTTTGCTGCAACAACAAAGTCACATCGATCAAGCGTTGAAAAGGATATGATTCAATATGATAAACCCTATGCCTCAGTAAAACTTATAGAGGATTCAAAACTACATGAGATTGTACTTACACCAAATGGTAAAAGAACAACCATCAATAAATCAGAAGTTAGAAAAATTTCTGACTATATAGGTCAATTAAGAGTTGTAATGTTTGCTCCTGAAGACTTAATGCTTATCAAGGGAAGTCCTTCCGAGCGACGTTACTTTTTAGATATGGAACTCATGCAAGTTTCTAAAACCTATTTAAGAAATTTAAATAGTTATAAAAAGATCTTAAAACAAAGAAATGCTTTACTTAAGAAAAACAGAAATTTAACAGATTATACATTCTTAAATATTTTAGGTGAACAACTCTATGATGTAGGTATTCAAATTTTTGATGAAAGACAAAAGTTTATTGAAGCACTTAATCAAAAATTTAAAACAATACAAACAAAGTATAAGGACTTTGAAGTTGAGATGCTATATGAACCTAACGTCACTAAAGAAAATTTCCTTAAACATCTTAAAACAAAACAAAAACAAGATATTATGTATGAGACAACAACTGCCGGTATACATAAAGACGACTTTAAACTACTTTATAAGGGTTTGAATGCAAAAGACAGTGCATCACAGGGAACAAGTAGATTAATTGTCATAGAACTCAAATTAGCCTTGTTAGAATGGATTAAAGAAGTAACTAAGACAGATGCAATCTTACTATTAGATGATGTATTATCTGAATTAGATTTAGAACGTCAAAACTTGTTTATGAGTCAACTATCTAAAAATCATCAAGTATTTATTACAACAGCACTACCTATAAATGGACACATAGATTTTCAAAAAATAGTATTACAAGAAGGAGAAACAATCAATGCCAAATAA